A window of Polyodon spathula isolate WHYD16114869_AA chromosome 22, ASM1765450v1, whole genome shotgun sequence contains these coding sequences:
- the LOC121297176 gene encoding transmembrane emp24 domain-containing protein 9-like has protein sequence MEAVRTVKLCGLSVLLLNVFFSLTSALYFHIGETEKKCFIEEIPDETMVIGNYRTQLYDKQREEYMPATPGLGMFVEVKDPDDKVIMSRQYGSEGRFTFTSHTPGEHQICLHSNSSKFALFAGGMLRVHLDIQVGEHATNYAEIAAKDKLTELQLRVRQLMEQVDQIQKEQDYQRYREERFRQTSESTNQRVLWWSIAQTLILVVIGFWQMKHLKSFFEAKKLV, from the exons ATGGAGGCGGTTAGGACGGTGAAGCTCTGCGGGTTATCTGTTTTACTGTTGAACGTTTTCTTTAGTTTAACTTCTGCCCTGTATTTTCACATCGGGGAGACGGAGAAGAAATGCTTCATCGAGGAGATCCCGGACGAGACCATGGTTATAG gaAACTACCGAACACAGCTCTATGACAAGCAGAGGGAAGAGTACATGCCTGCCACTCCTGGACTCGGGATGTTTGTGGAAGTGAAAGACCCAGATGACAAG GTGATCATGTCCAGACAGTATGGCTCAGAAGGACGATTCACATTCACCTCCCACACGCCTGGTGAACATCAGATCTGCCTGCACTCCAACTCCTCCAAGTTTGCTCTCTTTGCTGGAGGAATGCTG AGAGTCCACCTCGATATCCAGGTTGGGGAACATGCCACCAACTATGCCGAGATCGCAGCAAAGGATAAACTGACTGAGCTGCAGCTGAGAGTGCGTCAGCTAATGGAGCAGGTGGACCAGATCCAGAAAGAGCAGGACTACCAGAGg TACCGTGAGGAGCGCTTCCGGCAGACCAGCGAGAGCACCAACCAGCGGGTCCTGTGGTGGTCCATCGCGCAGACCCTGATCCTCGTCGTCATCGGCTTCTGGCAGATGAAGCACCTCAAGAGCTTCTTCGAAGCCAAGAAGCTTGTCTAG